The sequence GGCGCCGAGACCTGGTCGCGCGACGGCCAGGCGCACGGGCCGGTCTTCTCCGGATTGACGCCAGCCGAACGCGCCGCCGGCCAGACCTACGCCACCAGCCTGCCCTCGATGTTCATCGTCGGCCATGTCGACTATGTAAGGACCGTACGCCTGGTGCCGCTCGGCCCGGAAGAGACCGAACTTGTCGCCGAGTGGCTGTTCGCGCCCGAGGCGCTGGCCGCGACCGATATCGACAACATCGTCGCCTTCGGCACACAGGTGCTGGAAGAGGACGCCGCGATCTGCGAGGTCAACCAGAGGGGCCTGCGCTCGATGCGTCACCAGGCCGGCGTGCTCATGCCGGAGGAGTATGAACTACACCGCTTCCACAACTGGGTGCGCGAGCGCCACGCGGCGCTTGTACCAAAGCCCTGATCGTCAGAGAGACTTCGGCAAGTAACGCCACGTGACAAAACCGCAAACCGCCGCCAGCAGGCCGAGCGTGACGAACACCGAGCCCAGTCCGAAGAAGGCCAGCACCACCGAATAGACCAGCGGCGGCGTGAGTTCGGAAAAGTCGAGATAAGTACGATAGACCGCCGCCATCTGCGCCCGTTCATAGGAGCGCACCGAACGCATGAAGGCGGTCGAGCCCAACGCATCGAGCGCTATGGTGAAAAAGGCGCCACACAGCAGGAAGGCGCCGGTGAGCAGCGGCACGGTTTCGCCGACGACACCCGCCGCCAGAAGCATCGCCGACATGGCGAAATAGGCGAATGTCATGGTGCGCCGGCCGCCAAAGCGTTTTCCGGCCTTGCCCCAGAAAATCGCCATGAACAAAAGCGCGTTGCCGGCCGAAACCAGCAGGCCGCCGGCCAGCTTACCCTCGCCGGTGATCACCATGAACAGTGGCCCATAGACGAAGAATGTCGTCCAGAAGCAGGAGCGGCCGAAGGCGATCAGCCAGGCAAGCCTCAATCTCGGCTGCGCGACGAAGCGGCCGATATTGGCGAGCGGATTCGCCGGCCGTGTCTTGCCGGGTCGGATCGATGGGTTGTCGCCCAGTCGATAGGTCCAGAACAGCGCCAAGAGCGCCAGCGCGAACACCGCAACCGCGCCATGCGCGGCGTAGATGCCGAAGCGGGTGTAGAGGAAGATGCCGAGCGTCGGACCGCCGGTCCAGGCGAACATCGACCACGCCATGCGCAGCGATTCTGCCTGCATGAAGTCGGTCTTGCGGATGTGGTCCATGATGTAGAGGTTGAGCGTGATCGAAAGCGCACTGGCGCCCATCACCCGACACAGCATGCCTGCCAATTGCCCGGCCAGCGTGTGGGTGACGAAGAACAGCGAACCGATGGCGAGCAGGCAGGCGCCGGCGGTGTAGACCCAGCGCCGGGCAAAGCGGCGGATCAGCATCGGCATGAACAAGGTCACCGACAGGCCGAGCAGCGCCACGATGGTGTAGAGGATCGAGACGATCTGCTCGTTGTGCAGGATTTCGTAGGCCTGGATTGGGATGACGCTCGACACCGTGGCGCGGGCGAAGGATTCGACCGCATAGAGCGAGGCGAAGGTGCGCGCATCCGCGGCCCTGAGGGCCGGGAGCCAGATCGGATGGCGCACATGGGTGGACATTGCTTCCCCAAAGCAGAATCACCGGCCAAATCTGCCTTGGCCGTTCCCGGGCGATTAAGAGGAAACCGACGCATAGGCCGTGAAAAGCGAAGTCGGTCAAAGACTTCCCGGCGCTGGCCCAAGGTGTGTTGAGATTCAGGTCAGGCCGAGCCGAAAATGGCGGTTTTCGAGAACCGGAGTGGAGTGGACATTCAGGTCCGTGAGCACCGGAAGGGCAGAAAGCCGCCGTTTGCAGGCCGGCATCACCTGAATATCAGCATACCTCAAAGCGTCGCTTGATCCGGTGCCCCGGCCTTCTTCTGTCCGGTCCAACCGTGATAGTCCTGAGGCGGGGCTGAATCAGATCGCGAGACCATGACCATCCATACGCCGACCGCACCCGTTCCGGAGCCATCCAGGCGCATCATCGCCATCGACATCGTGCGCGGCATCGCGCTGCTGGCCATGGCGAGCTACCATTTCACCTGGGACCTGGAATTCTTCGGCTACACCGATCCAGGCCTCACCGCCTTCGGCTGGTGGAAGATCTACGCGCGCTGCATCGCCTCGACCTTCCTGTTCCTGGTCGGCGTCAGCCTGTACCTCGCGCACGGCCAGCAAATCCGCTGGAACGGTTTCTGGAAGCGTTTCGCCATGGTCGCCGGAGCGGCGATCGCCATTTCGGTGGTCACCCGCATCGCGACGCCGGACGGATTCATCTTCTTCGGCATCCTGCACCAGATCGCGCTCGCCAGCCTGCTCGGCCTCGCCTTCCTGAGGCTCCCGGCTCTGCTGACCCTTGTCGTTGCAGCGCTGGTCATCGCGGCGCCCATCTATCTGCGCTTCGAGGCGCTGGACCATCCCTGGCTGTGGTGGATCGGCCTCTCGGCGATCAATCCGCGATCCAACGACTATGTGCCGCTGTTTCCATGGTTCGGGGCGGTGCTTATCGGCATTGGGGTGGCGAAACTCGCTTCCGCCTCCGGCCTGCGAGCCCGCCTTGCGAGCCTCATGCCCGGCCGCTGGGCCAATCCGCTGGTTTTCATCGGCCGCCACAGCCTCGCCTTCTACCTGATCCACCAGCCGCTGCTGATCGGCTGCGTCTGGCTGTTCTCGCAAGTCATGCCGGCCCAGGTCGAAACGGTGCAGGTCAATTTCCTGAAGACCTGCCAGCGCTCATGCGAGCAGACGCGCAACGCGACCTTCTGTTCGAGCTATTGCAGTTGCATGCTGACGACGCTCGAGGGCGAGGCCGCGCTTGATCGGCTCGAGAACAACGACCAGAGTGCGGAATTCCGGGCGCATCTGGGCGATCTGGCCGCCAGTTGCACGGGCCAGACCGAGGACAAGGTGGACGAGGGAGGAACACAATGACCGAAACCCAGCCGAAGCCCGGGGTGATACCGTGGCCGCCGGTGATCTATGTCGCGGCAATCGCCATCAGCGTCATCCTCGGCCTGCTCTATCCGCTGCCCTGGATCGGCGACCTGCTGGGCGACCTGCTGTTCGCCGCCGGCTGGGTGGCGCTGTTCGGCGTCGCGGCACTCTGGTTCACCGCCATCCGCACCATGGTCCGGGCCAGGACGACACTCAACCCCAACGCGGTGCCCGACCACCTCGTCACCACAGGTCCTTTCGGCGTCACCCGCAACCCGATGTATCTCGCCAACACGCTGCTTTTGATCGGCGTCGCCTTTGTCACGGGGATTGTCTGGTTCCTGCCGCTGGCGTTCATCGCCGCCTTCGCCACGCAGAAGGTCGCCATCGAGCGGGAGGAAAAGATGCTGGCGGCGAAGTTCGGCAAGAAATACCGCGATTACGCCAAAAGGGTGCGGCGCTGGATCTGAGCGGCGTTAAGTATTGACGCCGAGCTCCACCAGCCGCTCGACGCAGGACTCCTCGGCCTGGTCGAGTTCGGCCAGCGTCTCCTCGAGGTCGCGGCGCTTTTGCCTCAAATCCTCGCGCTTTTCCTCGATGCGCTTGATCATCAGCTTGAGCTGCCCGACCTCGCCCGGCGGCTCCTTGTACATCTGGATGATTTCGCGGATCTCGTTGATCGAGAAACCGAGCCGCTTTCCGCGCATGATCTGCCGGATGAGATGGCGGTCGGACGGGCGAAACAGCCGCGTGCGGCCACGCCGCACCGGTTGCACCAGCCCCTCATCCTCATAGAAACGCAGCGTCCGCGTCGACACGTCGAATTCGCGGGTCAGTTCGGTGATCGAGTAATATTCCCGCATTGTCGCTCCATGCCCGAACCCTAGGCAGCGCCACGCGGCGCTGCCTCCCGTCCCGAACCAACCCTTGCCCGCCGGAATCGACATGGCCCCCGCGCAAGCCTCGCACGGCATTTACGTAAAAGTCAATTGAGGCCGCTACCTCACCCCGAACCACCAGCTTGCAAGGCCGAGGAAAGCGAAAAAGCCGACGCAGTCGGTGACGGTGGTGACGAAAACCGCCGACGCCACGGCCGGATCGATCTTGAACCGGTCGAGCATGAGCGGGATCAGGATGCCGGCAAGAGCGGCCGCGAACATGTTGATGATCATCGCCGCGCCGATGATCCCGCCCAGATTCGGATCGCGAAACCAGGCGGCGGCAACGATGCCGATCAGAACGGCAAAGACAATGCCGTTGATGAAGCCCACACCCATTTCGCGGCGGATGATGCGGGCGGCATTGTAGATGTCGATATCCTTCGTCGCCAGCGCCCGCACGGTGACGGTCATGGTCTGCGAACCGGCATTGCCGCCCATGCCGGCCACGATCGGCATCAGCACGGCGAGTGCCACGATACGCTCGATCGTGTGGTCGAACAGCCCGATCACCGAGGCCGCCAGGAATGCGGTGAAAAGGTTGACGAGCAGCCAGGGAACGCGCGAGCGCGAGGTTGCAAACACCGTGTCGGAGAGTTCCTCGTCGCCGACGCCGCCCATGCGCAGCAGATCTTCCTCGGCTTCCTGCTGGATGACGTCGACGACATCGTCGATCGTCAGCACGCCGACCAGCCGCTCATTCTCGTCGACGACGGCGGCCGACAAAAGGTCGTACTGCTCGAATTCCCGCGCCGCCTCTTCCTGGTCCATGGTCGCCGGTATGGCATGGCGCGTCTCATGCATGACATCCTCGACCTTGACCGCGCGCTTGGTGCGCAGGATCTGGTCGAGATCGATGGCGCCGACGAGCTTGAAGGTCGGATCGATGACGAAGATCTGGCTGAAGCGATCGGGAAGGTTCTTGTCCTCACGCATGTAGTCGATGGTCTGGCCGATGGTCCAGAACGGCGGCACCGCGACGAACTCCGTCTGCATGCGCCGCCCGGCGGTCTCTTCCGGGTAATCGAGCGAGCGGCGCAGCCTGATCCGTTCGGTGAACGGCAGCTGCGACAGGATCTCGTCCTGGTCTTCCTTTTCGAGGTCTTCGAGAATGTAGACGGCGTCGTCGGAATCGAGTTCCTGCACCGCCTGCGCGATCTGCGCATTGGGCAGATGATCGACGATCTCCATGCGGATCGCCTCATCGACCTCGGTCAGCGCGGAGAAGTCGAAATCGGCGCCCAGCAGTTCGACCAGGGCTCGCCGCTGTTCGGGATGCAACGCCTCGATCAGGTCGCCCAGTTCCGACTGGTGCAGGTGGTCGACTTCATGCTTGAGGGTCAGAGTATCGCGGTCGGCGATCGCGGCGCCGATCTGGGCAAGGAAGGACGAAAGGACGGCACCGTCCTCGCCATAGATGTCGGCATGGGCGTCGTCAGTCGCCTTGGCGGAGATCGTCTGCTTGTCCTCCACCAGCGCCTCCCGCCATCCCGGAAAAAATTGTGTCTCAGGTCTAGAGCATCGGAGCTTAAAGCGGAAACCGGTTTCGCGGAAATCCGATGCATCTCGCCTGCGGACGCGATTCGATTTGAGAACTTATCGCTCTAAGGCACGGAATATCAAACGAAACGCGCGCTCCACGCCACCCGGCGAGCGTATCGCGGATGCTTCACCTGACAATGCCTTTCCCGTCAGGAACCAGCCAATCCCGGCTTCAGACGGCGCGACAGCCGATGTCGCTGGGGAAAGAGCACCCCGGCGCGATTGGGGCAGAATTGTCATGATACGGGTCCAGGCCTGAAGCCTGGCCTTTGAGTTGCCGCACAATCAGCCCAGGACAAAAACGGCCCTTGAACAGCAAGCCCGGGAAAACGAGCAAGGCAATTGGCGACCGGCGCATGCGCATTGTCGTCGCCGAGCGCAATCCATTCGTCATATCGGCGCTGCGTGAAATGCTCGAATGCGACGGCCGTTTCGACTTGTTGGGCAGCGTGCAGAGCGGCAAGCAGTTCCTGGATCTCGCTGTCAAGGGCGGCTTCGACGTCGCAATCATCGGCTGGAAGCTCGCCGACATGGACGGCGCGGATGTGCTGGCCGAGGTCCAGAGCCGCAAGCTCGACGTGCGCATCACCGTCTTTTCCAACGACCATGACATCGGCATCCTGAAGCAATGCGTGCGGCTGGGAGCGCAGGGCTACTGTTTCCAGTTCGACGATCCGGCCATCATCTTCGACACGATTCTGGCGGTCGCGCATGGCCGCATCTGCATCCCCTATATCGACATCAACAAGGTCAACGACACGCCGCTGGCGCAGCTCACGGTGCGTGAGCGCGAGTTGCTGGCGGTGCTTTCCGACGGCTGGACCAATCTGCAAATCGCCACGCGCACCGGCATTTCCGAGAACACGGTGAAGTATCACCTCAAGAATCTCTACGACAAGCTCGACGTCCGCAACCGGGCGATGGCCGTCGCGCTCTATGCGCGCGAGAGGCGTACCCAGAAGCAGCCTTTCGGGTAGGCCAACCGGGTAGGCCGTCCCCACCCGCGCGCGGCGAGATCTTACCCGCCAAGGTGTTGTTGGCTTTAGCCGTCGAAACGAAACTCCCCCCACCGCTTTGCTGGATCAGGAGGAGTTCGCATCATGGCCGGTTTCACCCATCTTTTCATTCCCGGGCCGACCAACATCCCCGAACAGGTCCGGCAGGCGATGAACCTGCCGATGGAGGACATGCGCGCCGCGTCCTTCCCCGATCTCACTTTGCCGCTGTTCGAGGACATCAAACGCGTCTTCAAGAACGAGACCGGCCGCGTCTTCATCTACCCCTCCTCCGGCACCGGCGCCTGGGAAGCGGCGATGACCAATGTGCTTAGCCCCGGCGACCGCGTGCTGATGTCGCGCTTCGGCCAGTTCTCGCATCTGTGGGTCGACATGGCCGAGCGCCTCGGCCTCGAGGTCGATGTCATCGACTGCGAATGGGGCACCGGCGTGCCGCTCGAGCTCTATGCCGAGCGGCTGAAGGCGGACAAGGAGCATCGCATCAAGGCCGTCTTCTGCACGCAGAACGAGACGGCGACCGGCGTGACCAGCGATGTCGCCGGCTGCCGCGCCGCGCTCGACGATGCCAACCACCCTGCCCTGCTCTTCGTCGACGGCGTGTCGTCGATCGGCTCGATCGACTTCCGCCAGGAGGAATGGGGCGTGGACTGCGCCGTCAGCGGCTCGCAGAAAGGTTTCATGCTGCCCGCCGGCCTCGGTTTCCTCTCCGTGAGCAAGAAGGCGCTCGTCGCTTCGCGGACCGCCACCCACCGGCGCTGCTTCTTCTCCTTCGAGGACATGATCCGCGCCAACGATGCCGGCTATTTCCCCTACACGCCGGCGACGCAGCTGCTGCGCGGCCTGCGCGCCTCGCTCGACCTGATCGCCGAGGAAGGGCTGGACAACATCTTCGCCCGCCATCATCGCCTCGCCGAAGGCGTGCGCAAGGCGGTCGACGCCTGGGGCCTGAAACTCTGCGCCAAGGCGCCGAAATGGCACTCCGATACGGTCAGCGCCATTCAGGTGCCGGAAGGCATCGACAGCGGCGACATCGTCAAGCGCGCCTACCGCACCTACCAGACGTCGCTCGGCGGCGGCCTCAACAAGGTGATGGGCAAGGTCTTCCGCATCGGCCATCTCGGCTGGCTGAACGAGGTGATGGTGCTCGCCTCGCTGTCGGCGGCCGAAATGGCGTTGCTCGACTGCGGCGTGCGGCTGGCGCCGGGCTCCGGCGTCGGCGCCGCCATCCAGCATTTCCGCGCCTCGGCCGCCGTGCCGGTCGCCGAAGCCGCCTGAGGGAGCCGACGATGAGCCACACCATCAACCATTTGAAAAAATTGCGGCTGCAGCGCAGCGAGCTGGCGGTTCCCGGTTCCAGCCCGGAGATGATCGACAAGGCGGCCAACAGCGCCGCCGACTTCGTCTTCCTCGACATCGAGGACGCGGTCGCCCCGCCCGACAAGGAACGCGCCCGCAAGAACATCATCCAGGCGCTGAACGACATCGACTGGCGTGCCATGGGCAAGACCGTCTCGGTGCGCATCAATGGGCTCGACACCCATTACATGTACCGCGACGTGGTCGACGTCATGGAACAGGCCGGCGACCGGCTGGACACGATCCTCGTGCCAAAGGTCGGCGTGCCGGCCGACCTCTACATGGTCGAGGCCATGGTCAACCAGATCGAGATGGCCAAGGGTTTCAAGACCCGTGTCGGCTTGGAAGCGCTGATCGAAACAGCGCTCGGCATGGCCAATGTCGAAGCGATTGCCGCCACTCCCGGCCGGCTGGAAGCCATGCATTTCGGCGTCGCCGACTATGCGGCGAGTTGCAAGGCGCGCACCGTCAACATTGGCGGCCTCAACCCGGACTATCCCGGCGACCAGTGGCATTTCGCGCTATCGCGCATGACGGTCGCCTGCCGCGCCTATGGCCTGCGCGCCATTGACGGGCCATTCGGCGATTTCTCCGATCCGGAGGGCTACATCGCCGGCGCCAGGCGCGCCGCGGCCCTCGGCATCGAAGGCAAATGGGCGATCCACCCGTCGCAGATCGCGCTCGCCAACGACGTCTTCTCGCCGCCGGAAAAGGAGGTCGCGCGGGCCAGGCGCATCCTTGAGGTGCTCAAGGAAGCCGAGGCCCTGGGCAAAGGCGCCGCCGCACTCGACGGCAAGATGATCGACGCCGCGTCGGAACGCATGGCGAGGAACGTCCTGGTGGTCAACGAGGCCATCGAACGCGCCGGCCAAACCGCCACGCATTGACTGTTCAGGGAGGACGACAATGGACATTCACGAATATCAGGCCAAGGAACTGCTCGCCCGGCACGGCGTGCATGTGCCGCGCGGCGGGCTGGCCTACAGCCCCGAACAGGCGACCTACAGGGCGCGCGAGATCGGCGGCGGCAAATGGGTCTTGAAGGCGCAGGTTCATTCCGGCGCGCGCGGCAAGGCCGGCGGCATAAAACTGTGCGCCAATGACGAGGAGATCTCGAGCGCCGCCGAAGCCATGCTCGGGCGCAAGCTGGTGACGCAGCAGACCGGACCGCGCGGCAAGCTGATCTCCCGGCTCTATCTCGAGGAAGCCGTCGATATCGCCCAGGAGCTCTATGTCGGCTTCGTGCTCGACCGCAAGGAAGAGCGCGTCATGATCGTGGCCTCGGCCGCCGGCGGCATGGAGATCGAGGATATTGTCGAGAAAGAACCCAATTCCATCCTGCGCACATCGGTCGATCCCGGCGTCGGCATGCAGCGCTTCCAGGCGCGCGAGATCGCCTTCGGGCTCGGCCTCGACCACAACCTGATCGGCAAGGCGACCGAAACCATCTTCAGCTGCTACCAGGTGTTCCGCGACTACGACGCCTCGATGCTGGAGATCAATCCGCTGGTGGTGACGCGCGACGGCAATCTGATCGCGCTCGACGCCAAGATGTCTTTCGACGAGAACGCCCTGTTCCGCCGGCCTGAAATCTCCGAGCTGCGCGACAAGAGCCAGGAAGACCCGCGCGAGACTTTCGCCAGCGACCGCGGCCTCTCCTATGTCGGCCTCGACGGCAATATAGGCTGCATCATCAATGGAGCGGGGCTCGCCATGGCGACAATGGACATGATCAAGATCGCCGGCGGCGAACCGGCCAACTTCCTCGACATTGGCGGCGGCGCCTCGCCCGAGCGGGTGGCGAAATCCTTCCGTGCCGTGCTCGGCGACAAGAATGTCGAGACCATCCTGGTCAACATCTTCGCCGGCATCAACCGCTGCGACTGGGTCGCCGAAGGCGTGATCAAGGCGATACGCGAAGTCGGCGTCAACGTGCCGCTGGTGGTGCGTCTCTCCGGCACCAAGGCCGAGGAAGGCCGCCGCATACTGGCCGATTCCGGCGAGGCGGTGATCGTCGCCGACACGCTGGCCGAAGCCGCCGAAAAAGCCGTCGCCGCCTGGCGCGCGGCCGCCAAGAAAAAAGCAGCCTGAGGGAGGTCGAGAAAATGGCAATCCTGCTCAACCGCAGCACCCGCGTCATCGTCCAGGGTTTCACCGGCAAGATCGGCAGCTTCCACGCCGAGGACATGAAACGCTATGGCACCAAGCTGGTCGGCGGCGTCACCCCCGGCAAGGGCGGCCAGACGCATCTCGGCCTGCCCGTCTTCAACACGGTCAAGGGCGCCGTGCGCGAGACCCGCGCCGAGGCGAGCATCGTCTTCGTGCCGCCACCCTTCGCCGCCGATTCGATCATGGAAGCCGCGGACGCCGGCATCAAACTCTGCGTCTGCATCACCGACGGCATCCCCTCGCAGGACATGATGCAGGTCAAGCGCTACATGCGCCGCTATCGTTTCGAGGACCGCATGAGGCTGATCGGCCCGAACTGCGCCGGCATGATCACGCCGGGACAGGCACTGATGGGCATCATGCCGGGCAGCATCTATCTGCCCGGCCGCGTCGGCATTGTCGGCCGCTCCGGCACACTCGGCTACGAGGCCGCCTCGCAGATGAAGGCGCTTGGCATCGGCGTGTCGACCAGCGTCGGCATCGGCGGCGACCCGATCAACGGCTCCTCCTTCAAGGACATCCTGAAGCTGTTCGAGCAGGACGACGAGACCGACGCCGTGGTGATGATCGGCGAGATCGGCGGCCCGCAAGAGGCGGAAGCCGCGATCTGGGCGCGCGACAACATGCGCAAGCCGCTTATCGCCTACATTGCCGGCCTCTCCGCCCCGAAAGGCCGCCGCATGGGCCACGCCGGCGCCATCATCTCCGCCTTCGGCGAGTCGGCGCAGGAGAAGGTCGAGATCCTGAAGGAGGCCGGCGTGATCATCGTGCCGACACCGTCATCGTTTGGCGAGGTGGTGGCGGATACGCTGGCACGGATGAAGAAGGCGGCGTGATTTCCGCGCCTCTGCACGCTGGGGGTCCCTAACATACGCCCGCGCGAGCCTCCCCGGTCATAGGAGAGTCGGCGATCACCCTTGCCGGGCGCCGCTCGCCGAGAATCGAAACCTCTGGCGCCGTGCCGGGCGTGCCAAGCCCCAGCGGCAGCAGCGCCAATGCTATGTCATGGCCAAACGCGTGGGAGCAATCTGCCGCCTGAGCGTCACCATGAGTTTAGTGCGTGCATTCGCTTAGCAAGGTTGTGATTTTCGCATCAAGATCGCGAGCGACGGCAAGAGCCTCCAAACTGCCATAAGGGAGCAGACAACTCTCCATTTTGTCGTAGGAGACATGCACGCCATCGGGACGTTCATCAACAAGGACTGTGACTGGAGCGTAAGATCCAGCATCGGGAACGTGCTTGACCATTTCTTTCATGATGAATGGATTGCCCACCAGGAACCGCATGCTCTTGGGAGTCTCGGTTCCAGTTTCGCGGCGCAGAATGGCGCCCAAGTCGAATTCCGCGAAAAGCATGGGACCTGTGCGGCCCAGGCCGCTTTGCACAACGCGCTCCAAATCCGAGAAGGAATTTACAGCCCTCGTCGCCTTGAAAAATTCGACAATGTCAGGTTGCCCGACCGCTGACTTGAGCGCGGTCACAACGGCGTCGAATGGTTTGGAACACGTCAGGCTGAAACGCTCAACCTCGACCTTTGCGATTGTCATTTCTCTCTCCGCAACAGTTCTCAAGAATAAAGGCGCGCCCGATCGCGCCGGATTATGCCACCGCCGATTACGCTTCCAGGAAGGTCCGGACGTGGCTGACGAACAACTCGTGGTACTGAAACAGGGCGCCGTGGCCGGAATCGGGATAAAGGACCAGCTGGGCGTTGCTCAGAGCCTTGAACATTGCGTAGGCGTTGTCCGCCGGCAGCATGGTGTCGTGGCTGCCGCTGACCACAAGGGCGGGCTGGCGGATGGCGCGCAGAATGGCGTGCTCGGGATCAGGTGTGGCGCACCAGGTAATAAGCGCCTTGGCCTGCGGATCCGTCACCGCGCTGCCGTTATCGGTGTCCCGATCTTCCTTACGCACCTTCGCCCGTTTCAGGAAAGCCAGACCGGCCGACTGGCTGGCGGACGACTTCGTGAAGAATAGTGGCAGGCGGACGTCCGGCGCGTCGGTTTGGGAAAACGCGTCCTGGAGAACCGTCAACAGATGCTCTTCTCCGCCTCTCGGAGCCGTGCCGACGAGGATGAGCTTGCGCACCAGCCGTCCGTGCTCGGCAGCGATCTGCTGGGCGACGCAGCCGCCGAGGGAAAAGCCAAGAAGGTCGACTTCG comes from Mesorhizobium japonicum MAFF 303099 and encodes:
- a CDS encoding MFS transporter: MSTHVRHPIWLPALRAADARTFASLYAVESFARATVSSVIPIQAYEILHNEQIVSILYTIVALLGLSVTLFMPMLIRRFARRWVYTAGACLLAIGSLFFVTHTLAGQLAGMLCRVMGASALSITLNLYIMDHIRKTDFMQAESLRMAWSMFAWTGGPTLGIFLYTRFGIYAAHGAVAVFALALLALFWTYRLGDNPSIRPGKTRPANPLANIGRFVAQPRLRLAWLIAFGRSCFWTTFFVYGPLFMVITGEGKLAGGLLVSAGNALLFMAIFWGKAGKRFGGRRTMTFAYFAMSAMLLAAGVVGETVPLLTGAFLLCGAFFTIALDALGSTAFMRSVRSYERAQMAAVYRTYLDFSELTPPLVYSVVLAFFGLGSVFVTLGLLAAVCGFVTWRYLPKSL
- a CDS encoding heparan-alpha-glucosaminide N-acetyltransferase, whose amino-acid sequence is MTIHTPTAPVPEPSRRIIAIDIVRGIALLAMASYHFTWDLEFFGYTDPGLTAFGWWKIYARCIASTFLFLVGVSLYLAHGQQIRWNGFWKRFAMVAGAAIAISVVTRIATPDGFIFFGILHQIALASLLGLAFLRLPALLTLVVAALVIAAPIYLRFEALDHPWLWWIGLSAINPRSNDYVPLFPWFGAVLIGIGVAKLASASGLRARLASLMPGRWANPLVFIGRHSLAFYLIHQPLLIGCVWLFSQVMPAQVETVQVNFLKTCQRSCEQTRNATFCSSYCSCMLTTLEGEAALDRLENNDQSAEFRAHLGDLAASCTGQTEDKVDEGGTQ
- a CDS encoding methyltransferase family protein, with amino-acid sequence MTETQPKPGVIPWPPVIYVAAIAISVILGLLYPLPWIGDLLGDLLFAAGWVALFGVAALWFTAIRTMVRARTTLNPNAVPDHLVTTGPFGVTRNPMYLANTLLLIGVAFVTGIVWFLPLAFIAAFATQKVAIEREEKMLAAKFGKKYRDYAKRVRRWI
- a CDS encoding MerR family transcriptional regulator encodes the protein MREYYSITELTREFDVSTRTLRFYEDEGLVQPVRRGRTRLFRPSDRHLIRQIMRGKRLGFSINEIREIIQMYKEPPGEVGQLKLMIKRIEEKREDLRQKRRDLEETLAELDQAEESCVERLVELGVNT
- the mgtE gene encoding magnesium transporter — protein: MEDKQTISAKATDDAHADIYGEDGAVLSSFLAQIGAAIADRDTLTLKHEVDHLHQSELGDLIEALHPEQRRALVELLGADFDFSALTEVDEAIRMEIVDHLPNAQIAQAVQELDSDDAVYILEDLEKEDQDEILSQLPFTERIRLRRSLDYPEETAGRRMQTEFVAVPPFWTIGQTIDYMREDKNLPDRFSQIFVIDPTFKLVGAIDLDQILRTKRAVKVEDVMHETRHAIPATMDQEEAAREFEQYDLLSAAVVDENERLVGVLTIDDVVDVIQQEAEEDLLRMGGVGDEELSDTVFATSRSRVPWLLVNLFTAFLAASVIGLFDHTIERIVALAVLMPIVAGMGGNAGSQTMTVTVRALATKDIDIYNAARIIRREMGVGFINGIVFAVLIGIVAAAWFRDPNLGGIIGAAMIINMFAAALAGILIPLMLDRFKIDPAVASAVFVTTVTDCVGFFAFLGLASWWFGVR
- a CDS encoding LuxR C-terminal-related transcriptional regulator, whose amino-acid sequence is MRIVVAERNPFVISALREMLECDGRFDLLGSVQSGKQFLDLAVKGGFDVAIIGWKLADMDGADVLAEVQSRKLDVRITVFSNDHDIGILKQCVRLGAQGYCFQFDDPAIIFDTILAVAHGRICIPYIDINKVNDTPLAQLTVRERELLAVLSDGWTNLQIATRTGISENTVKYHLKNLYDKLDVRNRAMAVALYARERRTQKQPFG
- a CDS encoding aminotransferase class V-fold PLP-dependent enzyme, whose product is MAGFTHLFIPGPTNIPEQVRQAMNLPMEDMRAASFPDLTLPLFEDIKRVFKNETGRVFIYPSSGTGAWEAAMTNVLSPGDRVLMSRFGQFSHLWVDMAERLGLEVDVIDCEWGTGVPLELYAERLKADKEHRIKAVFCTQNETATGVTSDVAGCRAALDDANHPALLFVDGVSSIGSIDFRQEEWGVDCAVSGSQKGFMLPAGLGFLSVSKKALVASRTATHRRCFFSFEDMIRANDAGYFPYTPATQLLRGLRASLDLIAEEGLDNIFARHHRLAEGVRKAVDAWGLKLCAKAPKWHSDTVSAIQVPEGIDSGDIVKRAYRTYQTSLGGGLNKVMGKVFRIGHLGWLNEVMVLASLSAAEMALLDCGVRLAPGSGVGAAIQHFRASAAVPVAEAA
- a CDS encoding HpcH/HpaI aldolase/citrate lyase family protein, producing MSHTINHLKKLRLQRSELAVPGSSPEMIDKAANSAADFVFLDIEDAVAPPDKERARKNIIQALNDIDWRAMGKTVSVRINGLDTHYMYRDVVDVMEQAGDRLDTILVPKVGVPADLYMVEAMVNQIEMAKGFKTRVGLEALIETALGMANVEAIAATPGRLEAMHFGVADYAASCKARTVNIGGLNPDYPGDQWHFALSRMTVACRAYGLRAIDGPFGDFSDPEGYIAGARRAAALGIEGKWAIHPSQIALANDVFSPPEKEVARARRILEVLKEAEALGKGAAALDGKMIDAASERMARNVLVVNEAIERAGQTATH
- a CDS encoding malate--CoA ligase subunit beta; translation: MDIHEYQAKELLARHGVHVPRGGLAYSPEQATYRAREIGGGKWVLKAQVHSGARGKAGGIKLCANDEEISSAAEAMLGRKLVTQQTGPRGKLISRLYLEEAVDIAQELYVGFVLDRKEERVMIVASAAGGMEIEDIVEKEPNSILRTSVDPGVGMQRFQAREIAFGLGLDHNLIGKATETIFSCYQVFRDYDASMLEINPLVVTRDGNLIALDAKMSFDENALFRRPEISELRDKSQEDPRETFASDRGLSYVGLDGNIGCIINGAGLAMATMDMIKIAGGEPANFLDIGGGASPERVAKSFRAVLGDKNVETILVNIFAGINRCDWVAEGVIKAIREVGVNVPLVVRLSGTKAEEGRRILADSGEAVIVADTLAEAAEKAVAAWRAAAKKKAA
- the sucD gene encoding succinate--CoA ligase subunit alpha; amino-acid sequence: MAILLNRSTRVIVQGFTGKIGSFHAEDMKRYGTKLVGGVTPGKGGQTHLGLPVFNTVKGAVRETRAEASIVFVPPPFAADSIMEAADAGIKLCVCITDGIPSQDMMQVKRYMRRYRFEDRMRLIGPNCAGMITPGQALMGIMPGSIYLPGRVGIVGRSGTLGYEAASQMKALGIGVSTSVGIGGDPINGSSFKDILKLFEQDDETDAVVMIGEIGGPQEAEAAIWARDNMRKPLIAYIAGLSAPKGRRMGHAGAIISAFGESAQEKVEILKEAGVIIVPTPSSFGEVVADTLARMKKAA